The window CTGCTTCCACTACTACAATGGCATCATCCACGACAATACCGATTGCCAATACAAGGGCAAATAGCGTCAGTACATTAATGGTAAATCCTAATACTAAAAGGAAGAAGAAAGTACCAATAATCGCTACCGGAACTGCAATGGCCGGAATAATGGTAGATCTGAAATCCTGTAAGAAGATAAACACTACAATAAATACAAGGATAAATGCTTCTATCAGAGTAGATTTCACCTGTCCTGTCGCTTCATCCAATCTTTCCTTGGTACTCATCACTTTAGTGTATTTGATCCCTGGAGGGAAAGATTTTGAAAGCTGATCAATCGCTTTATTGACTCCTATTTCAATTTCATTGGCATTGGATCCTGTAGTCTGCATAATGGCCACAGTAACCGCATTTTTACCATTAGAAAGGTTATCGCCGCTGTTATTGATGGATCCAAATTCTATTCTGGCAACATCTTTAAGCCTGATCACATTGGCTCCGTCATTTTTAACGACTATATTTTCGTATTGTTCAGGCTTGTTCTTTTTCCCTTTATATCGGATTACATATTCTAATGCAGCATTAGATTCTTCTCCTAATTTACCGGGAGCAGATTCTAAACTGTGGTCAGCAATCGCGTTGGAAACATCAGAAGGTTCCAATCCATAAGAGGCCATTTTCTGAGGATTCAGCCAGATTCTCATGGAATAATCTTTAATTCCGAAGATCTGTGCCTGTCCAACCCCTTTTACCCTTTTTACCTGTGGAATAAGGTTGATATTAGCATAGTTCTGAAGAAAGGTTTCATCATATTGCTTATTATCTTCAGTATAGATATTGAAAATCAAAACCATACTGTTCTGCTGTTTTGAAGTGGTAAGACCCATTCTTATCACTTCCTGAGGCAATATTGGTGTGGCCTGCTGTACTCTGTTCTGTACATTCACCGCAGCCTGATCGGCATTTACTCCCTGTTTAAATATCACTGAGATGGTAAATGTCCCGTCATTACTTGCCGTGGATTTCATGTAACTCATGTCTTCCACCCCGTTGATTTGCTCTTCCAGCGGCGTTACTACGGAACGAATCACCGTTTCGCTATTTCCTCCCGGGTAGGATCCGGAAACCGTAATAGTAGGCGGAGAAATATCCGGGAACCGGGTCACTGCCAGCTGGTTTAATCCTATGATCCCTAAAATGACAATGATAAGGGATATTACCGTCGCCAGTACCGGACGGTCTATTATCTTTTTTAACATTTTCGAATTTTCTAAGAATGATTATAAAATTATTTCGAAGGAGCTACTTTAGCCACAACCAGCGCTCCATCTGTAAGGGCATCTATCCTGTTGATAGCGATCTTGTCTCCTGCATTCACTCCATTCTTCACAAAGTAATCCTGAGAAGTACTTCCTGATACTTCAATCTGCGTCATTTTCACTTTATCTTTTCCTTCAAGTTTATAGACAAAGAATCTATCCTGAATATCTTTTACAGAAGTTTTCGGAAGCTTTACTACACCATCTAATGCATTGTGGATCAACACCCTTCCTGTTCCTCCTGATCTTAATAATTTATCCGGATTCTGGAAAACTGCTTTCATCTGAATACTTCCGGTATTTCTATCAAAGTTTCCACTGGCGTTTTCCAATCTACCTTTGAAGCCATACTTAGAGCCATCTGCTAAAATAAGTTCTACGTTTTCAGTATTTTCCCCTGAAGCTGCGGCCCTGCTATGGGCAATAAAGTCAGCTTCATTCATAGAGAAGTAAACATTTACACTGCTTATATTAGAAAGTGTTGTTAATGGTGAAGAATCAGACGGACTGATGAGGTTTCCTACCCTGTTCGGGATTCTTCCTATATAGCCACTCACAGGAGCTTTAATGTAGGTAAAATTAGCATTGATCTTTGAAGAACCTAAGGAAGATTGTGCCTGAGCCACCTGTGCTGATGCTGCTTTAAGACTTGCTTGTGCGGTTTTCAACTGCATATCAGAAACTACTTTTCCTTCTACAAGAGGTTTTAGTTTTTCAACTTCCAGTCTTGCGGTTTCCTGGGCTGCCAAGGCAGACTTTAATGCTGCTTCATTGGTATTCACCTGCTCATTATATACTGATGGATTAATTCTGAACAATATTTGGCCTTTGCTAACAAACTGTCCTTCTTTGATGTATACCGCTTCCAGATATCCTGTCACCTGTGCTTTTATTTCCACATTATCCTGTCCTTCCATGCTTCCCGGATATCCCGTCGTGACGTCTTCATTTCCTGATTTCACCTGGATGAAATCGGTAGGAAGGGCCTGCATCTGCTGTGCATTTTCCTGAGCATTTCCTGATCCGCAAGAGTACAGTACTGCGGCAGCCATAAGTGAAAGTGCCAGGTATCCTTTTCTATAGTTCATAACATTTGTTTTTAAATTTTACAACAGCAAAATAAGTTCATATAATAAGGATATATGTGCAAAAATCTGGTGAAGCGTAGTTAATCGCAGATGAAACGTATCATACCAAAAATGAAAAGAAAAGGGGGTATTTCGGTGATTCAGATCGGTAAAAAAGGGCTTTTTCGCTTTAGTATTTCAAAAATACGGTTGGGGTTTTAATTTATACGTTTCGCTTTTAAAATTCTAAGATCAGGCTATTTCCTCTTCTAATTTCGCAGTATCAAAACATCAAAAAATAAGTCAATAATTTAAATTTTTATTAAATGAAAAAGTTTTTAGCAATCACAGCGATCGTATTAGGATTAGGAGTACAGGCTCAAACTACCACACCGAAAAAGGAATCAGGAATAGAGCTAATTCCAAAAGCCGGAATCAATATTGCCAATCAATCCATTAAAAATGTGAATGGTGAGAAATCAAAGACGTCCTTTCAAGCTGGCTTAGGGGTAAATATTCAAACAGGTATCAAAAACTTTTCTGTGCAGCCCGAGGTTAATTTCATAAGCAAAGGAACAAAGTTTAAAAATAGCATTGGAAGCGAAACGTACAATTTTAATTATTTAGAAATTCCGGTATTAGCAAAATACAGTTTCGGTCCATTGTATGTAAATGCAGGTCCTTCTATTGGGTTTCTTATGGGAAAAAATGATAAAATGAAAGCAGCATATGGTAAAACCAAATCAATAGATTTTGGAATGCAGATGGGTGCCGGAGCAGCCATTCCTGCCGGGCCAGGAAAAGTGATTATAGATGGCAGATATAATTTAGGATTAAATAATATCTCTGATGAGAAAGGGGTAGATGTGAAAAACAGAGGTTTTGCGATCTCTCTGGGATATGCTATTCCTTTATAATCTTTAATTTATAGCTTTTTCTTCATATGGTCCCTTCATGAGCAATTCGTGAGGGGATTTTGTAATGAGAGAGTTGGAAGCTGGAAGAGGGAGGCAGGAAGTTACTATAGTGCATACAACTTCTGACAGGTATAAAAGGATTTTAAAGCCTTTCTAAAAAGCATTAATTAAAAATGATCTTCATTTGTCTTATCCATTCAAGAACTTCCCTCTTCCAGCCTCCAGCTTCCTCTCACTAATAATCCATCCAGGACTTGAAAATGGAAGCCTTTTCACGACTTACGATCACCTCCATTTCAGGCTGTTTTCTCAATTCCAGTTTGAGCTTTCCGTTGAAATGATTAAAGATCTGTTTTACAGAATCTATGTGAATGATAAACTGCCTGTTAGCACGGAAGAAAAACTTTGGATCCAATTGTTTCTCAAGTTCTTCAAGTGTTTGTGGAATATTTTCTACAACTCCGGTATTCAGCATAGCTTTACTGATTCCCAATTCCGTGTAAAAGTATAAAATGTCTTCTGACAATACGGTTTTATATCCGTCACGATGAACGATAAGAAATCGTTTTCTGTAGTCTTTAGGCTGGATATAATTGAGCAACCCTTCAATGGCTGATCCTACAACAGGAACCGCTTCCATAAAGGTTTCATACCGTTTTAATGCGGCGTCCAGTTCTTCTTCTTCTATGGGTTTCAGAAGGTAGTCTACACTGTTATATTTGAAGGCCTGTACTGCATATTCATCATATGCTGTTGTAAAAATCACAGCACTTTTAACTTCATGTTTATTAAAAATTTCAAAGCTTAGACCATCTGCCAGACGAATATCCATCATAATGATATCCGGAACGACATTATTTTCCAGCCAATTCACCGTAGAAGTTATTGAATCTTCTACGGAAAGAATTTCAATGTGTGGTCTTAGCTTTAGCAATAGCCTTTTTAACCGGTCTGCATTAGGTCTTTCATCCTCGACTATTAAAATTTTATTAATCTTCATATCAACGGGAGTTTTACAATAAATTTATCTTCTGTTTTTTCTATAATCGGTTTTGTATAGCCCAGAATCTCATATCTGGCAATAATATTGGTAAGCCCCACTCCTGAAGAATCCGGCTTATTGAGTAACGGTAAAAAGGTATTGGCAACCACCAGCTCTTTTTCCGAGTTTGTATACACATGAATTTCCAATGGATTAGCCTTTGAGGTCTGGTTATGCTTGATTGCGTTTTCTACCAACAATTGCAGAGATAATGGAAGCGTGTACATGGATCTGTACTCTTCCTGGATATCAATTTTAAATACAACACCTTCCCCAATTCTTTTTTCAATCAGAAAAATATAAGAGTCCAGAAACTTCAATTCTTCTTCTACAGCAATGATATCTTTCTTGGAATTGACCAGCAGATATCGATATACCCGGGCAAATTTTTCTGAATACTCATATCCCAGCTGCTGATCTTCCAGAATAAGCTCTGAAAGTACACTTAGGTTATTAAAGATAAAATGTGGATCTATCTGCAGTTTAAGGGCCTGAAGTTCAGCGGCCATAGCTGCTTGCTTATGCTTAGAAGCTCTTAATTTATGCTGCGCTGCTTCCACAGCAGTTCTTTTCCAGTTTTGAAGCAGGTAATCTACCGTATTAAAACCACTTATAATAAGAGATATTACAATATTTGTGGCTACCCATTGTCCTAATAAGGTATATTCTTTCCGGGAGTCCATTTCAGGTAAGTTGTCTGAGGTACAGTCTACAATGGCATTAATGATCATCACAATCAGGACACTACCTACAATCTGAAGAAATCCCTGTATCAACAATCGCTTGATCGTTCTGTCTTTCCAGGGAAGCAGTTTATTGAGCGACGCATCAATAAGGATACTTACCTCCGATATGATAACTGAAAAAAGAAACACCCATGAAGCGTCTTCAATAATCATCTTTAGCGGAGTGTTCAAATATTCCTGCCAAACCGGATCAAATGGATCAATCAGATAAGAGAAGCCACAAAAAGCAATCACCGCTACAGCCCAGATTACCAGCCTCCTTTTCATTGTGGAAAGGAACTTTTTACTTCGTCTTAAATTTTTTCTGATGGTTGCAATCCTATTCATTATCCGGGACTTTGTGAATGTAAATATAAAAATAGATTTCAGAAGAGTTTTCTCTATTTTCAACGAGACCGCCAAAACCATACCTGAAACGTAAAATAGACGAGTTCAAATGAAGATGACGTTTCATCACCTGAAAAATACATTTCATCATCATTTTATACAACATCACAATATTTTTAATACATCGCTTCCATCTCTTCTCTAATTTTGTAGTATTAAAACCGGTACAATGAAAACAATAATTGTCTGCACAGATTTTTCCCAGGAAGCTGAAAATGCAATTCATTATGCGGCTTCTATGGCAAGAGAAAACCAATATCATATTATTCTGTTCAATCTGCAAAGCGTTTCTATTCATGCTCTGAATGCTCAGGCTTCTGCTGATTTTTTCTATGAACAGACCCTTAAAAACCAAAAGAAACTTACAGATAAAGCTTCGGAAATCGGTAGTTTATATGCTATAAAAACAGCATACCACCTGGCTTCTGGGGAGCTTCATTGAGGAACTTAACAACAGTATACAGACTACTAATGCTGACTTTATCGTGATGGGAATGGCAGAAAAGACTCTTGAGCAAAGACTTTTGGGAAATAATGTCATCAAGGCTATTCACAGGATTAAAAAGCCGATATTAATTATTCCGGGGCATATAGAGTATACAGGCATTCGAAAAGTTCTCTTTGCCTATGATACCCATAAATCCATAACATGGTCTGCAATGAATGACATTTATTCTTTTATTAATGAGTTCAATGCTGAGATTGAGGTATTTAATGTAGGTGAGCGTGTAGAAGATTTTACGGAGGTTATTCATGACATTGATCTGAATTCCGGCTATGACCTAGATGATATTAAATACAGCTTTAAGATGATTCAGTCTATTGAAATCACCAAAGCGATTGAGGAAGAAGTAAAACTAGCTAATGCAGATCTGCTGACGATGGTTCCTTATCGGTATAATCTTGTGGAATCTCTTTTCCATCGAAGTAAAACAGCCATCATGGCCTATAAAAATAAAGTTCCATTACTATCAATCCCCCTAAACATAGATTAAGGCTCAATCAATAAAAATCAACATTTGAATTATCCTTTTTTGCCTTTTAAGGTTAAATTTTACACTTAATCTTGTTTAATAAGACCGGAGCTTTCTTCGGTCTTATTTTGATTTCTACCCCATACTCTCTGCAAATCAAATAGAAAGATCACATCCGGATTAAAACGACCACTTTTATTTTGATATAAATTGTACTTTTATTGTAAAACAAAGTATTATGAAATCTAATTCTTTTTATTACAGACTCCCTACTATCTGTCTGCTGTTCATCGGAAGCATTCCTTTGACTGCACAAAAGATCAGTAAACAATGCCTGCAAAAGCTGAAACTTACTTCTGATAAAATTATATTAACCTTCGATCATTATGAACAGCCTGTTCAAACTGAAATTATTATCGATCCGGCAAATTCCTCTATCAGAACGACTATTCAAATGCCCAATAAACAAGATAAAAAGGTCACCAATTATAAGATTAAGGAAATTAAATGTGAGATGAATGAAGAGTTGACGTCTGGAAATATTGTATATAGGATAGAAAATAATAATCCTGACGGAAGCTTTTCAGACGGAGGATTTATACTGAAAGCCAACCCACAAGGACTAACTTTCTCCAATACGACTGATCCACCAGAAAATACAGCAATTATTCCGGTTTCAAAATATGAGGTTATAAAATAACTAAAAAAGCCTTCTACGCTGTCGACGTAGAAGGCCATCCTTAATATAATAATATAAAAACTATCAGGAAAGCTGAGTTATTAATGCCTGATAATAGTTTTCTTGTAACTCATTGCTGCCATTGAGAAATAAATAGGGTTCAATAAGCTCCAGTTCCATTAAATGAAATGAATTATTGATTAATACACCATCTACTCTCGCATACAGTGTAGATTGAGGTAAGCTTTTTAAATACACCGCGGCCTGCTCTATATGCAATGGATTCGGCGTGGGAAAGCTGATGCTTCCACCATGATAATGCTGTACCCTGAAATCTCCCTGTTTAGGTATTTTTAATGAACAATGACTGTATTTTCCGTTGAAAAACAGGAATGACCATTCCCCGTTTTTGATTTCTTCTACAAAAGGCTGTACCATATAATCCTGCTCTTTCAGAAATTGGTCTATCTCTTTAGAACGTTCATCAAAATTATCTCTGCTTATTGTTACTGTATTCTGTGCACCAGCACTCACACAAGGCTTCACTACAAGTTTATCTGCATTAAAAAGATCAAAGAACTGATGACTAAAAGAAGATCCTTTTTCCACATATTCTGAAGCGATGACCGGAAGCTGCTTATCGGCAATATCTTTCAGGTAATGCTTATCAGAATTCCACTTGATGATTTCTACAGGATTTAAAACTTTAACTCCCAGCTGTTCAAGATGATCAAGCCAATTCAGGAATTCATTCAAGTGATTATGATAATCCCAGGGAGATTTAATAACCGCGACATCAAAACTGCTCCAATCTACGTTTTCATCGTTCCAAATGGTTGGGATTACATCCAATCCTTTATCTTTTAAAAAGCTGATGAGTTCTGTATCTTCATCATTCGCCACTCCCTGTGAAAGTCTCGCTTCTTTTTTATAGCCTACTACTGTGATTTTCATGCTTCTGTTATTATGATTTTATCTTATCGTAAAGTTGCGAAGAATAGGGAGATAGTTGTAGATACAGATCTTGGGATTTTATTGGGATACAGTTAATTTAGGGTTCATGGACTTACAATTTTTTATAGCATAGTTTAATTACTTATAATCAAATCTATCTTCGTCTGGGTACCAATAATTTGTCATACATGGTCCCAATGCATTATTTTTATATGCTTCTAACTGATCTTCCAATTCACCTAAAGTTACAAGATTAACAACTCTACCTTCTGCTTTTTCAACAAGAAATGAACCTCCCTCCCATTAATGCATATTTAAAGTCTCCAGTTAAAATATATTTCTTAGAATTAAAATGATAAATATTCCCATAGGGCTTTTTGATAATATCATCACCATATAGCATTGGCTTAATACTTTTATCTACTATTTTTTTTATAAAACGTTCTGTTATGGTTAGCATTTCTTTATCTGTTAACATCGATAACAACGTTTTTTTATAATATTTTGACAACTTATACTCCTATTAGGAATTCATCAACCTTGTTTTTCTTAACAATGCCATCCTCTCTAATTTCATACACAACATCTCCTTGAAAATCAAAGAAATAATCTTCATCCGGATATACATTATTAGTAATTTTATGAATAATTTCTTTTAAGAGCTTTTTCCAAGATTGTGGATCTGCGTCTTTTTGTAAAAGATCAAAGGATATTTGAGAAGAATTATCCAAGTCAATATCCAAATATTCATCTTGAAATTTTCCTCCTTCATAACCGTGCTCTGTTGAATATAAATTAGAGATCAATAATACAGTATTTTTATACTCATTAATAAGCTGAGTAAGTTCTGGTTTTTGTTCTAATTTGTTTCGGAACTTTAAGTGATATGTAATTGACATAATTTTAGTTTATTTTTTTAGTTTTAAGTAGTTAACGTTTCCTTGCTTAGTTATATAAATAATTTCTTTCAACCCCTCTATTTCCCAATCTAAAAATTGTTTTTGTAGTTTTTGAATATCTCCATTCCAATTTTTCAAGTTTAGAACGATTCTATTCGTTTGATCTTTTCTAATTTTATCAGACACTTCTGTCCATATACCTCTAACAGCCTTATTACTATTATATGGGGAATAACAATCAAAAATACTTCCTTCAATAATATAATCTGGATTTTTGAGTGTCGTTGAAATAGAGGGATTCTGCTCTATTTCAAAGCCTTTTTTTGCTAAAATTTCAGCAGCTTCATTTTCTAAAATCAATGATGTTTTTGTTGCATCATCCAAATTATCAGGAATTTTTGTTTTATGACCTTTGGGTTTTGCATTAGGTGATTCATTTTTACTAGGATTAGTCTTATTCTCTGCTTTTACTATTTCATCTAATTCCTTCTCTGCATTATCAAAAATCTCTTTAGTTTCTTTTTCGGCAGTTTTTTCTTCCAATTTTTTAGAAAAGTCATCAGATTGCTTTCTTAATGATTCATAATAATCATCCAAATATTTCTGATATTCTCGTTCTGTTATTAATTTTTTTTCCGTTGCAGTGGATACTCTTTTTAATATTGAAGCTTCTTCTGCTACTTTCACGGCCCTACCGGCTCTCGCCGCAGGGACAAGAATAAGAAGTATATCAGGAGTAAACTCCCCTAACTTTTTATACCAAAAATATTGATTATTCCCATATCGTAAATACCAATCAGGAAACTCATTTAAAGCTGTAATAAACTTTTCCCAAAGCTTTTTAATAAAGCTTTCAAAATTGAAAATAAGCTCATTTAAAAGATTTTCAAAAGCTTCCCCTAATACGTCAGTAAACACAAAGCCAATACCATCTCTCGCAATAATCATTGTTAAAGAAACTAAATCGACTAGCCCAGCAACAAACTCTAAACACCCATTCCAAAGACCGACTAAAAAAGCATTGAGGTTATAAATCTCATTAAGCACTTCTCCTTCTGGTAAAATCTCATCCAATTGTTTAAGACCTTCATCTAATAAAGAAGAAAATCTTTCAAACAAATATAATAAAACATTGTTCAGAATTTCTTTAAATATTTTTTCTATAATAGCGTCATCATGATTAAGCTTTGAAATATTATCAATCTGCTGTTTAATTTTATTTTTTATAGATTCTTTTATCTCTTTCCTATTTTGAGGAACTATAACATTGGGAAGAAATGCGGGAGTAAATCCTTTTTTCAAAAGAGCATTCCAAAACTTTTCTTCTTCATATTTTTTTGTTCTCACCCAATGAGAAATTTCCAAGATTTTTTTAGGAATATTTAATCCTAAATATTCACTTCCTTGTAGAATGAGCAGAAACATAGACATATCATCAAACTTTTTCTGCTTGAAATCATATTTAATTGCTTTTGCTAAGAGAGCTTTTAATTCTTTTGTATCAAGTTTTACTTCTTTATTAGCCTGAACAAAATCTAAACTTGGATCATTTTTCAGTTCAAAAGGTCGCTTTAAAAACTCTTCAGCAAGTTCTTCCTCGTCTGTTTGTCCTAAAAATGGAAATTGAAGCTGAAGTTTTTTAATTGCTTCTTTTCCTAATTTTACTCTGATAATCTTTCCAAAATCAAATTTTCCATCATCTGTTTCAATAAAAAATAAGACCTCATTATCTTTAGGTTTAAAATCAGTACTAGCATACTGTTGTAGTATTTCTCTCCCATCCGGATGAGCATATACTTTAAACTGTATATCATCCCAACTTTCATTAATAAGACTATTATAAAGCAATGTTTGTGAATAATTGAACTTTTGAGAAAGATCTACAATACTAAAATTAGATTCATTTAATATTCTTGCAGATCCATA of the Chryseobacterium capnotolerans genome contains:
- a CDS encoding efflux RND transporter periplasmic adaptor subunit, translating into MNYRKGYLALSLMAAAVLYSCGSGNAQENAQQMQALPTDFIQVKSGNEDVTTGYPGSMEGQDNVEIKAQVTGYLEAVYIKEGQFVSKGQILFRINPSVYNEQVNTNEAALKSALAAQETARLEVEKLKPLVEGKVVSDMQLKTAQASLKAASAQVAQAQSSLGSSKINANFTYIKAPVSGYIGRIPNRVGNLISPSDSSPLTTLSNISSVNVYFSMNEADFIAHSRAAASGENTENVELILADGSKYGFKGRLENASGNFDRNTGSIQMKAVFQNPDKLLRSGGTGRVLIHNALDGVVKLPKTSVKDIQDRFFVYKLEGKDKVKMTQIEVSGSTSQDYFVKNGVNAGDKIAINRIDALTDGALVVAKVAPSK
- a CDS encoding porin family protein, which gives rise to MKKFLAITAIVLGLGVQAQTTTPKKESGIELIPKAGINIANQSIKNVNGEKSKTSFQAGLGVNIQTGIKNFSVQPEVNFISKGTKFKNSIGSETYNFNYLEIPVLAKYSFGPLYVNAGPSIGFLMGKNDKMKAAYGKTKSIDFGMQMGAGAAIPAGPGKVIIDGRYNLGLNNISDEKGVDVKNRGFAISLGYAIPL
- a CDS encoding LytR/AlgR family response regulator transcription factor → MKINKILIVEDERPNADRLKRLLLKLRPHIEILSVEDSITSTVNWLENNVVPDIIMMDIRLADGLSFEIFNKHEVKSAVIFTTAYDEYAVQAFKYNSVDYLLKPIEEEELDAALKRYETFMEAVPVVGSAIEGLLNYIQPKDYRKRFLIVHRDGYKTVLSEDILYFYTELGISKAMLNTGVVENIPQTLEELEKQLDPKFFFRANRQFIIHIDSVKQIFNHFNGKLKLELRKQPEMEVIVSREKASIFKSWMDY
- a CDS encoding sensor histidine kinase, producing the protein MNRIATIRKNLRRSKKFLSTMKRRLVIWAVAVIAFCGFSYLIDPFDPVWQEYLNTPLKMIIEDASWVFLFSVIISEVSILIDASLNKLLPWKDRTIKRLLIQGFLQIVGSVLIVMIINAIVDCTSDNLPEMDSRKEYTLLGQWVATNIVISLIISGFNTVDYLLQNWKRTAVEAAQHKLRASKHKQAAMAAELQALKLQIDPHFIFNNLSVLSELILEDQQLGYEYSEKFARVYRYLLVNSKKDIIAVEEELKFLDSYIFLIEKRIGEGVVFKIDIQEEYRSMYTLPLSLQLLVENAIKHNQTSKANPLEIHVYTNSEKELVVANTFLPLLNKPDSSGVGLTNIIARYEILGYTKPIIEKTEDKFIVKLPLI
- a CDS encoding universal stress protein — its product is MKTIIVCTDFSQEAENAIHYAASMARENQYHIILFNLQSVSIHALNAQASADFFYEQTLKNQKKLTDKASEIGSLYAIKTAYHLASGELH
- a CDS encoding ATP-grasp domain-containing protein — encoded protein: MKITVVGYKKEARLSQGVANDEDTELISFLKDKGLDVIPTIWNDENVDWSSFDVAVIKSPWDYHNHLNEFLNWLDHLEQLGVKVLNPVEIIKWNSDKHYLKDIADKQLPVIASEYVEKGSSFSHQFFDLFNADKLVVKPCVSAGAQNTVTISRDNFDERSKEIDQFLKEQDYMVQPFVEEIKNGEWSFLFFNGKYSHCSLKIPKQGDFRVQHYHGGSISFPTPNPLHIEQAAVYLKSLPQSTLYARVDGVLINNSFHLMELELIEPYLFLNGSNELQENYYQALITQLS